GCGGTTTCATTGTTGTCGTGATTTGCTTAGTTTCGTTTGATTAGACTGTGTTGGGGCAAATCACGACAACAAACGAAGCCCTCAGTCGCTTCTTCGTCGCTCAGTCATCCCTCGCGCGCCTGATTTCATTCAAATATTCATTTCACGTCTGCCGATCAAGGAAGGATTCGATACGTCCCAGTCCTTCTTCCAACTTTTCCGAGGAAAGTCCAAACCCGATTCTAAAGTGTTGGTCAAATCCAAACAAATCGCCGGGTGCGAGAACGACACTCTCGCTTTCGACGACTTCTCGACAAAACTCCGTCCCATTCTCGAAGCCGTCCGGAATCGAGACGAAACCGTTCACGCCGACTGGGTCGTACCAATCGAGTCCATACTCACCGACAAATTCGCGCACTCTATCCCGATTCTGTTTCGCCAACTCGCGGTTCTCGGCCAAAATCTCGTCTTCCTGTTCGCCCAGTGCTTGCCGAGCGACGTGCTGGTCGATGATACCCGGCGAGATGGTGGTGTAATCCTTCCACTCCCACGCATTCTCGACAACCTCCTCAGAACCGACGAGCCACCCGAATCGCAGACCCGCCAGCCCGTAGGCTTTCGTCAGACTCGTCGTGCTGATGCCGCGTTCGCCCATGCTAGCGACGGGGGGCAGTGGGTCGTCCGCGAGGAGGCGATACACCTCGTCGCAGAGCAGGTACGCCCCCGAATCCTCCGCGAGGTCGTACAGGGCTTCGACTTTCTCCTGCGGATGATAGCGCCCCGTTGGGTTGTTCGGGTTGTTCAACACGATGACCTGCGTATCCTCCCGAATCGCGTCGGCCACTGCGTCAACGTCGAGTTCCCACTCGGGCGGTTCGAGCGACACCCGAGTCACCTCTCCTAACGAGTCCAGGACAGCGTGGAGCGCTTGGTAAGTCGGCGTGACGACGACAGCGTGGCCATCCCCTTCTTTGTTTGCCTTGCCTAATAGGCTCAGAAACGCCAGAAAGTTCGCTTCTTGCGTCCCGCAGGTAAACAGCACTTCGTCGGCGGTTCGGTCGTAGCGCTCGCCGACTTCGGCGCGAAACTCCGGACTGCCATTGGTCGGGATGACGTAGCCCAACTCACCGGGATTGGTGTCGAAACGGTCTGCATCGAGGCTTCGGATGCCGCTCTCGGCCAGCATGATGTCCGCCTCGTGTTCGTATTC
The window above is part of the Haladaptatus cibarius D43 genome. Proteins encoded here:
- a CDS encoding aminotransferase class I/II-fold pyridoxal phosphate-dependent enzyme; this translates as MQIDPFKLERWFAEYEHEADIMLAESGIRSLDADRFDTNPGELGYVIPTNGSPEFRAEVGERYDRTADEVLFTCGTQEANFLAFLSLLGKANKEGDGHAVVVTPTYQALHAVLDSLGEVTRVSLEPPEWELDVDAVADAIREDTQVIVLNNPNNPTGRYHPQEKVEALYDLAEDSGAYLLCDEVYRLLADDPLPPVASMGERGISTTSLTKAYGLAGLRFGWLVGSEEVVENAWEWKDYTTISPGIIDQHVARQALGEQEDEILAENRELAKQNRDRVREFVGEYGLDWYDPVGVNGFVSIPDGFENGTEFCREVVESESVVLAPGDLFGFDQHFRIGFGLSSEKLEEGLGRIESFLDRQT